A stretch of Saccharothrix texasensis DNA encodes these proteins:
- a CDS encoding alkaline phosphatase family protein encodes MKPLVVIDVVGLTPALLPHMPNLARLGERGWRAELGTVLPAVTCSAQSTLLTGLTPAEHGIVGNGWYFRDLGEVHLWRQHNRLVQGEKVWETARRAHPGYTAANVCWWYAMGASTDVTVTPRPIYHADGRKSPDAYVRPPALHDELVGELGEFPLFQYWGPTAALKSSEWIVGAARRVLASRRPDLLLVYVPHLDYDLQRFGPDGPQAARAAADVDAALAPLLADAEAAGATVVALSEYGITAARRPVDVNRALRRAGLLEVYTQAGMELLDPWASRAFAVADHQIAHVYVADPADVPRVRAVLAELPGVDSVLDRAAQAGVHLDHERSGELVVVAEPDAWFTYYYWTDDDRAPDFARGVEIHRKPGYDPAELFFDPRDRLAKAKAGLNLARKKLGLRYAMNVVPLDPTCVLGTHGRLPDRAEDGPVLLCSDPVVPDAVERTGRLAATDVRDLLLTLQGLSAPVAGTGR; translated from the coding sequence ATGAAACCGCTGGTGGTCATCGACGTCGTCGGCCTGACGCCGGCGTTGCTGCCGCACATGCCGAACCTCGCCCGCCTCGGCGAGCGGGGCTGGCGGGCCGAGCTGGGCACCGTGCTGCCCGCCGTGACGTGCAGCGCCCAGTCCACGCTGCTGACCGGGCTCACCCCGGCCGAGCACGGCATCGTCGGCAACGGCTGGTACTTCCGCGACCTGGGCGAGGTGCACCTGTGGCGGCAGCACAACCGGCTGGTGCAGGGCGAGAAGGTGTGGGAGACCGCCCGCCGCGCCCACCCCGGCTACACGGCCGCGAACGTCTGCTGGTGGTACGCCATGGGCGCGTCCACCGACGTCACGGTCACCCCGCGGCCGATCTACCACGCCGACGGCCGCAAGTCGCCCGACGCCTACGTCCGGCCGCCCGCGCTGCACGACGAGCTGGTGGGCGAGCTGGGGGAGTTCCCGCTGTTCCAGTACTGGGGACCCACGGCGGCGCTGAAGTCCAGCGAGTGGATCGTCGGGGCGGCCCGCCGCGTGCTGGCGTCCCGGCGACCCGACCTGCTGCTGGTCTACGTGCCCCACCTCGACTACGACCTGCAGCGGTTCGGGCCCGACGGTCCGCAGGCCGCACGGGCGGCGGCCGACGTGGACGCCGCGCTCGCACCGCTGCTCGCCGACGCCGAAGCCGCCGGTGCGACCGTCGTGGCGCTGTCGGAGTACGGCATCACGGCGGCGCGCCGTCCCGTCGACGTCAACCGGGCGCTGCGCCGGGCCGGGCTGCTGGAGGTCTACACCCAGGCCGGCATGGAGCTGCTGGACCCGTGGGCGTCCCGCGCGTTCGCGGTGGCCGACCACCAGATCGCCCACGTCTACGTCGCCGACCCGGCCGACGTGCCGCGCGTGCGGGCCGTGCTGGCGGAGCTGCCCGGCGTGGACTCGGTGCTCGACCGCGCGGCGCAGGCCGGCGTCCACCTCGACCACGAGCGGTCGGGCGAGCTGGTCGTCGTGGCCGAACCCGACGCCTGGTTCACCTACTACTACTGGACCGACGACGACCGGGCCCCGGACTTCGCGCGCGGGGTGGAGATCCACCGCAAACCCGGCTACGACCCGGCCGAGCTGTTCTTCGACCCCCGCGACCGGCTGGCCAAGGCCAAGGCCGGGCTGAACCTGGCGCGCAAGAAGCTGGGCCTGCGCTACGCGATGAACGTCGTGCCGCTCGACCCGACGTGCGTGCTCGGCACCCACGGCAGGCTGCCCGACCGCGCCGAGGACGGCCCGGTGCTGCTGTGCTCGGACCCGGTCGTGCCGGACGCGGTCGAGCGCACCGGCCGCCTCGCCGCCACCGACGTGCGCGACCTGCTGCTGACCCTGCAAGGCCTGTCCGCGCCGGTCGCCGGAACCGGCCGATGA
- the eboE gene encoding metabolite traffic protein EboE yields MPAYCTNVHPAEDLAGVVAQLDRYAVPVREALGADTLALGLWLAEPVARGLAADGAARRRLAADLRARGLEVSTLNAFPYGGFHHEVVKHSVYEPTWTDPRRTAYTLACATVLADLLPDSAAYGSISTLPLAWREPWDGDDDARAQEALDTVARALREDAARHGRPIRLAVEPEPGCVLDTVADAVAWLADRVDHDHVGICLDTCHLAVSFADPVDAVEGIRATGLSVVKVQASAALEVAEPGAEEGRRAVAGFVEPRYLHQVRENTPAGVLAADDLPEALTDLPAEHPWRVHFHVPLHDRPAAPLTSTTDVLLTAVEAVRSTSDAMPHVEVETYTWTVLPGAGDDLAAGIAAELRWASENLGGAS; encoded by the coding sequence ATCCCGGCGTACTGCACCAACGTCCACCCGGCGGAGGACCTGGCCGGCGTCGTCGCCCAACTGGACCGCTACGCCGTCCCGGTGCGGGAGGCCCTCGGCGCCGACACCCTGGCGCTGGGGCTGTGGCTGGCCGAGCCGGTCGCGCGCGGGCTCGCCGCGGACGGCGCGGCCAGGCGTCGGCTGGCGGCGGACCTGCGGGCCAGGGGCCTGGAGGTGAGCACGCTCAACGCGTTCCCGTACGGCGGGTTCCACCACGAGGTCGTCAAGCACTCGGTCTACGAGCCGACGTGGACCGACCCGCGCCGCACCGCGTACACCCTCGCGTGCGCCACCGTGCTCGCGGACCTGCTGCCCGACTCGGCCGCCTACGGCAGCATCTCCACGCTGCCCCTGGCCTGGCGCGAGCCGTGGGACGGGGACGACGACGCGCGGGCGCAGGAGGCGCTGGACACCGTCGCCCGCGCCCTGCGCGAGGATGCGGCGCGGCACGGCAGGCCGATCAGGCTGGCCGTCGAGCCGGAGCCGGGCTGCGTGCTCGACACCGTGGCCGACGCCGTCGCGTGGCTGGCCGACCGCGTGGACCACGACCACGTCGGGATCTGCCTGGACACGTGCCACCTCGCCGTGTCCTTCGCCGACCCGGTCGACGCGGTGGAGGGCATCCGCGCGACCGGGCTCTCGGTGGTCAAGGTCCAGGCTTCGGCGGCGCTGGAGGTCGCCGAGCCGGGCGCCGAGGAGGGCAGGCGGGCCGTCGCCGGCTTCGTCGAGCCGCGCTACCTGCACCAGGTCCGGGAGAACACGCCCGCCGGCGTGCTCGCGGCCGACGACCTGCCCGAGGCGTTGACCGACCTGCCCGCCGAGCACCCGTGGCGCGTGCACTTCCACGTACCCCTGCACGACCGGCCGGCCGCGCCGCTCACGTCCACCACGGACGTGCTGCTGACGGCGGTCGAGGCGGTCCGGTCGACCTCGGACGCCATGCCGCACGTCGAGGTCGAGACCTACACGTGGACCGTCCTGCCCGGCGCGGGCGACGACCTCGCCGCCGGCATCGCCGCCGAACTGCGCTGGGCATCGGAGAACCTCGGAGGAGCGTCATGA
- a CDS encoding TatD family hydrolase yields the protein MRIFDPHIHMTSRTTDDYEAMHAAGVRALVEPAFWLGQPRTSVGSFTDYFDALIGWERFRAAQFGIRHHCAIALNPKEANDPRCAEVLDVLPRYLAKDGVVAVGEIGFDSMTPEEDEAFARQLELAVRHDLPALVHTPHRDKAAGTARTLDLVRESGLPPERVVVDHLNEMTVRAVAESGCWMGFSIYPDTKMDEVRMVALLTEYGTERVLVNSAADWGRSDPLKTHKTGVAMLAAGFDEDDVDRVLWRNPVEFYGQSGRLALDEPEASPTFEGNSILRGGS from the coding sequence ATGCGCATCTTCGACCCGCACATCCACATGACCTCGCGGACGACGGACGACTACGAGGCGATGCACGCGGCCGGCGTGCGGGCGTTGGTCGAGCCCGCGTTCTGGCTGGGCCAGCCGCGCACGAGCGTCGGCTCGTTCACCGACTACTTCGACGCCCTCATCGGCTGGGAGAGGTTCCGGGCCGCGCAGTTCGGCATCCGGCACCACTGCGCCATCGCGCTCAACCCCAAGGAGGCCAACGACCCGCGCTGCGCCGAGGTGCTCGACGTGCTGCCGCGCTACCTCGCCAAGGACGGCGTGGTCGCGGTCGGGGAGATCGGCTTCGACTCGATGACCCCGGAGGAGGACGAGGCGTTCGCGCGCCAGCTGGAGCTCGCCGTGCGGCACGACCTGCCCGCGTTGGTGCACACGCCGCACCGGGACAAGGCGGCCGGCACGGCGCGCACGCTCGACCTCGTCCGCGAATCGGGTCTGCCCCCCGAACGGGTGGTCGTGGACCACCTGAACGAGATGACGGTGCGCGCGGTGGCCGAGTCGGGGTGCTGGATGGGCTTCTCGATCTACCCGGACACGAAGATGGACGAGGTCAGGATGGTCGCGCTGCTGACCGAGTACGGCACGGAGCGGGTCCTGGTGAACTCCGCCGCCGACTGGGGCCGGTCCGACCCGCTCAAGACGCACAAGACGGGCGTGGCGATGCTGGCGGCCGGGTTCGACGAGGACGACGTCGACCGGGTGCTGTGGCGCAACCCGGTCGAGTTCTACGGGCAGAGCGGCCGGCTGGCGCTGGACGAGCCGGAGGCGTCGCCCACGTTCGAGGGCAACTCGATCCTGCGCGGTGGCTCGTGA
- a CDS encoding EboA domain-containing protein, with product MTFHLGYGTNGFANHRLDDALAVIADLGYTGVALTLDHHHLDPFAADLPQQVKRVAARLDRLGLGVVVETGARFLLDPRRKHHPTLVSDDQEVRLDFLRRAVEIAADLGADCVSFWSGIVPAGVDDEEAWRRMRSGVTAALDAAVRHGVPLALEPEPGMLVERLDQALRLRADLGSPELLGITLDVGHCVAVEPEDAAACVRRAGDLLLNVQLDDMLPGVHEHLEFGEGELDLAATLAALDEIGYTGLAGVELPRHSHAAPDVARRAMSALREASAGPGPETGSAPREASPAPAAEHPWLAEAERAVRADPAAIRSLFPAVGRAVGRQALRGEADPLGVVHGTVDDEARAGLLAVLASVTGPRELAAELTGLYRFGDDAERRGVLRALASVGDKAAEAGVDLVKDALRTNDTRLVAAALGPFAADHLDAHTWRHGVLKCLFLGIPLTAVAGLDRRADAELRRMVGAFADERRAAGRAVPDDALELLRSQT from the coding sequence ATGACGTTCCACCTGGGCTACGGCACCAACGGGTTCGCCAACCACCGGCTGGACGACGCGCTCGCGGTGATCGCCGACCTCGGCTACACCGGGGTGGCGCTCACGCTCGACCACCACCACCTCGACCCGTTCGCCGCGGACCTGCCGCAGCAGGTCAAGAGGGTGGCCGCGCGGCTGGACCGGCTCGGGCTGGGCGTCGTGGTGGAGACCGGCGCCCGGTTCCTGCTCGACCCCCGGCGCAAGCACCACCCGACGCTGGTCAGCGACGACCAGGAGGTCCGGCTGGACTTCCTGCGGCGGGCCGTGGAGATCGCGGCCGACCTCGGCGCGGACTGCGTGTCGTTCTGGTCCGGCATCGTGCCCGCGGGCGTGGACGACGAGGAGGCGTGGCGGCGGATGCGGTCCGGCGTCACGGCGGCGCTGGACGCCGCGGTCCGGCACGGCGTGCCCCTCGCCCTGGAACCCGAACCCGGCATGCTCGTCGAACGGCTCGACCAGGCGCTGCGGCTGCGCGCCGACCTCGGCTCGCCCGAGCTGCTCGGGATCACCCTGGACGTGGGTCACTGCGTCGCGGTCGAACCCGAGGACGCCGCCGCCTGCGTCCGCCGCGCCGGCGACCTCCTGCTCAACGTGCAGCTGGACGACATGCTGCCCGGCGTGCACGAGCACCTGGAGTTCGGCGAGGGAGAGCTGGACCTGGCGGCGACCCTCGCCGCGCTGGACGAGATCGGCTACACCGGGCTGGCCGGGGTCGAACTGCCCCGCCACAGCCACGCCGCGCCGGACGTGGCGCGCCGGGCGATGAGCGCCCTGCGCGAGGCGTCGGCCGGACCGGGGCCGGAGACGGGGAGCGCGCCTCGCGAGGCGTCGCCCGCGCCGGCGGCGGAGCACCCGTGGTTGGCGGAGGCCGAGCGCGCGGTGCGGGCCGACCCCGCGGCGATCCGGTCGCTCTTCCCCGCGGTCGGCCGGGCCGTCGGCAGGCAGGCGCTGCGCGGCGAGGCCGACCCGCTCGGCGTCGTGCACGGGACCGTGGACGACGAGGCCCGCGCCGGGCTGCTCGCCGTGCTCGCGTCGGTGACCGGCCCGCGGGAGCTGGCGGCCGAGCTGACCGGGCTCTACCGCTTCGGTGACGACGCGGAACGCCGTGGCGTCCTGCGCGCGCTCGCCTCCGTGGGGGACAAGGCGGCGGAGGCCGGTGTCGACCTCGTCAAGGACGCGTTGCGCACCAACGACACCAGGCTCGTCGCGGCGGCGCTCGGTCCGTTCGCGGCCGACCACCTCGACGCGCACACGTGGCGGCACGGCGTGCTCAAGTGCCTGTTCCTGGGAATCCCCCTCACCGCCGTGGCCGGGCTGGACCGGCGCGCGGACGCGGAACTGCGGCGCATGGTCGGCGCGTTCGCCGACGAACGCCGCGCCGCGGGCCGCGCCGTGCCCGACGACGCGCTCGAACTGCTGAGGAGTCAGACCTGA
- a CDS encoding SCO3242 family prenyltransferase, whose product MRAYVELVRAPAALTVLGDTLAGAAAAGVPLRGRRWLLPLSSVALYWSGMALNDWADRELDAVERPERPIPSGRVSPRAALSVAVALSATGLGLAAAAGGRDALAVAVPVAAAVWSYDTLLKDTAAGPLAMAVCRGLDVVLGAGRERAVSALPAAAVMAGHTLGVTALSRGEVRGTSAGAAKAVLGGTVATTVATIARPGRTWRHRLGALAGATAYAATVGRAQWAAVRDPGAGPVRSATKTGIHGMVPLQCALVARGGSPAVAAGLALLLPLARRLGRKVGPT is encoded by the coding sequence GTGAGGGCCTACGTGGAGTTGGTCCGCGCGCCGGCCGCGTTGACCGTGCTCGGCGACACCCTCGCCGGCGCCGCGGCGGCCGGGGTGCCGTTGCGGGGCAGGCGCTGGTTGCTGCCGCTGTCGTCGGTGGCGCTGTACTGGTCCGGGATGGCGCTCAACGACTGGGCCGACCGCGAGCTGGACGCGGTGGAGCGCCCGGAGCGGCCCATCCCGTCCGGCCGGGTGAGCCCCCGCGCCGCGCTGTCCGTCGCGGTCGCCCTCAGCGCGACGGGGCTCGGCCTCGCCGCGGCGGCCGGCGGGCGTGACGCGCTGGCGGTCGCGGTGCCCGTGGCGGCGGCGGTGTGGTCCTACGACACCCTGCTGAAGGACACGGCCGCCGGACCGCTGGCGATGGCCGTGTGCCGAGGGCTGGACGTGGTCCTCGGCGCGGGCCGCGAACGGGCGGTGAGCGCGCTGCCCGCGGCCGCCGTCATGGCCGGGCACACGCTCGGTGTGACGGCGCTGTCCCGCGGCGAGGTGCGGGGCACGTCCGCCGGCGCGGCGAAGGCGGTGCTCGGCGGCACGGTGGCGACGACGGTGGCGACGATCGCCCGGCCGGGGCGGACCTGGCGGCACCGGCTGGGCGCGCTCGCCGGCGCGACCGCCTACGCGGCCACGGTCGGCCGTGCCCAGTGGGCGGCGGTGCGCGACCCCGGCGCGGGCCCGGTCCGGTCGGCCACGAAGACCGGCATCCACGGCATGGTGCCGCTGCAGTGCGCCCTGGTGGCGCGAGGCGGGTCGCCGGCCGTCGCCGCCGGTCTCGCGCTGCTGCTGCCGCTGGCCCGCCGGCTCGGCCGGAAGGTGGGACCGACATGA
- a CDS encoding inositol-3-phosphate synthase — protein sequence MTDEPTGLWLIGARGSVATTAMGGLLALRAGLAPPTGCVTERPELADVPMPGWSDLVVGGHDVVDTPLVKRAEQLVDSGVLPHRLLGAIVDGLHAADAEVRPGYHPVTHRGSQAEAARRLAADITDFRERHGLARVVVVNVSSTEPPVPAAPEHDDLAALEAALADPGRAVLPPSSVAAYAALRAGCPFVDFTPSTGIALPALDELAHRERLPYAGRDGKTGETLLRTVLAPMFTARALRVRSWAGTNLLGGGDGATLEDPEHANSKLESKARGLAALLGEDVTAPLHIDNVPDLGEQKTAWDHVSFEGFLGVRMSLQLTWTGLDSALAAPLVLDLTRLVAAAHAAGEVGALGALGFFFKDPLGSDEHRFAEQTRELHRWAGELA from the coding sequence ATGACGGACGAACCCACCGGGCTGTGGCTGATCGGGGCACGCGGGTCGGTCGCGACGACGGCGATGGGCGGGCTGCTCGCGCTGCGCGCGGGCCTGGCGCCGCCGACGGGCTGCGTGACCGAACGACCGGAGCTGGCCGACGTCCCGATGCCGGGGTGGTCGGACCTGGTCGTCGGCGGTCACGACGTCGTGGACACACCTCTGGTCAAACGCGCCGAGCAGCTGGTGGACAGCGGCGTGCTGCCGCACCGCCTGCTCGGGGCGATCGTGGACGGCCTGCACGCGGCCGACGCCGAGGTCCGGCCGGGCTACCACCCGGTGACGCACCGGGGCAGCCAGGCGGAGGCGGCCCGCCGGTTGGCCGCCGACATCACCGACTTCCGCGAGCGGCACGGCCTGGCGCGGGTCGTCGTGGTCAACGTGTCCTCGACCGAACCGCCCGTGCCCGCCGCACCCGAGCACGACGACCTGGCCGCGTTGGAGGCGGCGCTGGCCGACCCGGGGCGCGCGGTGCTGCCGCCCAGCTCGGTGGCCGCCTACGCGGCGTTGCGCGCGGGCTGCCCCTTCGTGGACTTCACCCCGTCCACCGGCATCGCGCTGCCCGCGCTGGACGAGCTGGCCCACCGGGAACGGCTGCCCTACGCGGGACGTGACGGCAAGACGGGGGAGACCCTGCTCCGGACGGTGCTCGCGCCGATGTTCACCGCGCGGGCGCTGCGGGTGCGGTCGTGGGCGGGCACGAACCTGCTCGGCGGCGGCGACGGGGCGACCCTGGAGGACCCCGAGCACGCGAACAGCAAGCTGGAGTCGAAGGCGCGCGGGTTGGCGGCGTTGCTGGGCGAGGACGTCACCGCGCCGCTGCACATCGACAACGTGCCCGACCTGGGCGAGCAGAAGACGGCGTGGGACCACGTGTCGTTCGAGGGGTTCCTCGGCGTGCGCATGTCGTTGCAGCTGACCTGGACCGGGCTGGACTCGGCGCTGGCCGCGCCGCTCGTGCTGGACCTGACCCGGCTGGTCGCGGCGGCCCACGCGGCCGGCGAGGTGGGCGCGCTGGGCGCGCTCGGGTTCTTCTTCAAGGATCCGCTGGGCAGCGACGAGCACCGGTTCGCGGAGCAGACCCGGGAGCTGCACCGGTGGGCGGGGGAGCTGGCGTGA